In Pecten maximus chromosome 10, xPecMax1.1, whole genome shotgun sequence, one genomic interval encodes:
- the LOC117336122 gene encoding protein FAM124A-like, whose translation METDYHKNPYKCRLNISVPCGKEKRFQKIISPLMKWIDPSFQMLQIVDDNGSEWKNQRNENAICPSPCEENIALVPAITIMLFLYEHGTMSAANVQKCLKTKPWKFHHKVELHSKWTPERAVAAQEFYELADDMPLWSVCPVHCGNEHFRILLHVQNFQKMMEFYRCVTDMEIESSKPGFCIFQLYTQPGLDIQLALKQSKNIRPYPVHNACLTFQVKHIDPIKTFLDCDVIETRDRTFLVQDPDGNYVILQEQLSSGVTTDYESRDLFQSRDTHSGSKFDSNGYSKTLRSSSDSQDSGRCSDSDIWSSEVEQIKSNNKNGNKIPFNPVKRCSPPGHLSGDESRYYNGYEVPDKYRQWEGQSQLTFDTVKRNNSESMRRVEAPVFI comes from the coding sequence ATGGAAACTGACTATCATAAAAACCCTTATAAATGTAGATTAAATATATCTGTGCCATGTGGAAAGGAAAAACGATTTCAGAAAATCATATCTCCGTTAATGAAATGGATTGATCCATCTTTCCAAATGCTACAAATTGTGGATGACAATGGATCTGAGTGGAAGAATCAGAGAAATGAAAATGCGATCTGTCCGTCACCATGCGAGGAAAATATTGCATTGGTTCCCGCTATAACCATCATGCTGTTTCTGTACGAGCATGGTACAATGTCGGCAGCAAACGTACAGAAGTGTCTGAAGACGAAACCTTGGAAGTTCCACCACAAGGTGGAGCTGCACAGCAAATGGACACCGGAAAGGGCTGTAGCAGCTCAGGAATTTTACGAACTTGCGGACGACATGCCTTTATGGTCAGTATGTCCAGTGCATTGTGGAAATGAACATTTCCGCATATTATTACACGTCCAGAATTTCCAGAAGATGATGGAGTTCTACAGGTGTGTCACGGATATGGAGATAGAAAGTAGTAAGCCAGGATTCTGTATATTTCAGCTGTATACACAACCCGGGTTAGACATTCAGCTTGCCCTAAAACAGTCCAAAAACATCAGACCATACCCCGTGCATAATGCTTGCCTTACGTTCCAAGTAAAACATATTGACCCAATCAAGACATTTCTGGACTGTGATGTTATAGAGACGAGAGACAGAACTTTCCTGGTACAGGATCCGGATGGAAATTACGTGATTCTACAAGAACAACTCAGTAGTGGTGTTACAACGGATTATGAATCACGTGATCTATTCCAAAGTCGTGACACACACTCAGGATCTAAGTTCGATTCCAATGGATATTCAAAAACTTTAAGGAGTTCTTCGGATAGCCAGGATTCGGGAAGGTGTTCTGATAGTGATATATGGTCTAGTGAAGTCGAACAAATCAAAAGCAACAACAAGAACGGTAATAAAATTCCATTTAATCCTGTTAAAAGGTGTTCGCCGCCTGGACATCTCAGTGGCGACGAAAGTAGATATTACAATGGCTATGAAGTACCCGACAAGTATCGCCAGTGGGAGGGACAAAGTCAATTAACTTTCGACACAGTCAAGAGAAATAATAGTGAATCTATGCGACGAGTGGAGGCTCCCGTTTTCATATAA